From Cellulomonas oligotrophica, a single genomic window includes:
- a CDS encoding CarD family transcriptional regulator: MTFTVGETVVYPHHGAAKIEEIKTRTIRGEDKIYLKLKVAHGDLTIEVPAENVDLVGVRDVVGQEGLDRVFEVLRAPYTEEPTNWSRRYKANLEKLQSGDVIKVAEVVRDLSRRDADRGLSAGEKRMLAKARQILVSELALAEHTEEDKAEAILDEVLAS, encoded by the coding sequence ATGACTTTCACTGTTGGGGAGACCGTCGTCTACCCGCACCACGGTGCAGCCAAGATCGAAGAGATCAAGACGAGGACCATCCGGGGCGAGGACAAGATCTACCTCAAGCTCAAGGTCGCGCACGGTGACCTCACCATCGAGGTCCCGGCGGAGAACGTCGATCTCGTGGGTGTCCGCGACGTCGTCGGCCAGGAGGGTCTGGACCGCGTGTTCGAGGTCCTCCGGGCGCCGTACACCGAGGAGCCCACCAACTGGTCGCGCCGCTACAAGGCGAACCTCGAGAAGCTCCAGTCGGGCGACGTCATCAAGGTCGCCGAGGTCGTGCGCGACCTGTCGCGCCGCGACGCCGACCGCGGGCTCTCCGCCGGCGAGAAGCGCATGCTGGCGAAGGCCCGTCAGATCCTCGTCTCGGAGCTCGCGCTCGCCGAGCACACCGAGGAGGACAAGGCCGAGGCCATCCTCGACGAGGTCCTCGCCTCCTGA
- the pstC gene encoding phosphate ABC transporter permease subunit PstC, producing MAVTATPPHGTSSPPTEDAGLERADVSTGRVASKVFAGLSTTAGVLILVTLAAVAVFLVIEAWPALTASAEELGEISWFNGDSMLEYVGPLVFGTLLASVLALVLAVPVSVGIALFISHYAPRRLAQGLGYLIDLLAAIPSVVYGLWGALWLLDVVGPFFEWLSGTLGFVPLFADYQAPAKNIMSAGIVLAVMILPIITAVSREVFLQTPRLHEEASLALGATRWEMVRQAVLPFGRSGVISASMLGLGRALGETMAVLMVISPGFLYSFALLQPGQHQTIAANIASKFPEASGLSVSALVATGLALFVITFVVNFAARWIIARRAEFSGAN from the coding sequence GTGGCCGTCACCGCCACCCCCCCGCACGGGACCTCCTCGCCCCCGACCGAGGACGCCGGCCTCGAGCGCGCCGACGTGTCGACCGGACGCGTCGCGAGCAAGGTCTTCGCCGGCCTGTCGACCACCGCCGGCGTCCTCATCCTCGTCACCCTCGCCGCCGTCGCGGTGTTCCTCGTCATCGAGGCCTGGCCGGCGCTGACGGCGTCCGCCGAGGAGCTCGGCGAGATCTCCTGGTTCAACGGCGACTCGATGCTCGAGTACGTCGGGCCCCTGGTCTTCGGCACCCTGCTCGCGTCGGTGCTCGCGCTCGTGCTGGCCGTGCCGGTCTCGGTGGGCATCGCCCTGTTCATCTCGCACTACGCGCCGCGCCGGCTCGCGCAGGGCCTGGGCTACCTTATCGACCTGCTCGCGGCGATCCCGTCCGTCGTCTACGGCCTGTGGGGCGCCCTGTGGCTGCTCGACGTCGTCGGCCCGTTCTTCGAGTGGCTGTCGGGCACGCTCGGGTTCGTCCCGCTGTTCGCGGACTACCAGGCGCCGGCCAAGAACATCATGTCGGCCGGGATCGTCCTGGCGGTGATGATCCTGCCGATCATCACGGCCGTCTCCCGCGAGGTGTTCCTGCAGACCCCGCGCCTGCACGAGGAGGCGTCGCTCGCGCTGGGCGCCACGCGCTGGGAGATGGTCCGCCAGGCCGTCCTGCCGTTCGGGCGCTCGGGCGTCATCTCCGCCTCGATGCTCGGCCTGGGCCGCGCGCTCGGCGAGACGATGGCCGTGCTCATGGTGATCTCGCCCGGGTTCCTGTACTCCTTCGCCCTGCTGCAGCCGGGCCAGCACCAGACGATCGCGGCGAACATCGCGTCGAAGTTCCCCGAGGCGAGCGGCCTGTCCGTGAGCGCGCTGGTGGCGACCGGTCTCGCGCTGTTCGTCATCACGTTCGTCGTCAACTTCGCCGCGCGCTGGATCATCGCGCGCCGCGCCGAGTTCTCCGGAGCGAACTGA
- the pstB gene encoding phosphate ABC transporter ATP-binding protein PstB, with protein MSKRIDVSDLDVYYGDFLAVEGVTMAIEPRQATALIGPSGCGKSTFLRTLNRMHEVIPGARVTGKALMDGQDLYGQDVDPVTVRRQIGMVFQRPNPFPTMSIADNVLAGVKLNNRRMAKGEQQDLVEASLRGANLWNEVKDRLERPGSSLSGGQQQRLCIARAIAVRPQVLLMDEPCSALDPISTLAIEDLIAELKSDYTIVIVTHNMQQAARVSDRTGFFNIAGTGKPGRLIEMDDTATMFSSPREKATEDYISGRFG; from the coding sequence ATGTCGAAGCGGATCGACGTCTCTGACCTCGACGTCTACTACGGCGACTTCCTCGCCGTCGAGGGCGTCACGATGGCCATCGAGCCCCGGCAGGCCACGGCCCTCATCGGCCCGTCGGGCTGCGGCAAGTCGACGTTCCTGCGCACCCTCAACCGCATGCACGAGGTCATCCCCGGTGCGCGCGTGACCGGCAAGGCGCTCATGGACGGCCAGGACCTCTACGGCCAGGACGTGGACCCGGTGACCGTGCGCCGCCAGATCGGCATGGTCTTCCAGCGCCCGAACCCGTTCCCGACCATGTCGATCGCCGACAACGTGCTCGCGGGCGTCAAGCTCAACAACCGCCGCATGGCCAAGGGCGAGCAGCAGGACCTCGTCGAGGCCTCGCTGCGCGGCGCGAACCTGTGGAACGAGGTCAAGGACCGCCTCGAGCGCCCGGGGTCGAGCCTGTCGGGCGGGCAGCAGCAGCGCCTGTGCATCGCGCGCGCGATCGCGGTGCGCCCGCAGGTCCTGCTCATGGACGAGCCGTGCTCCGCGCTCGACCCGATCTCCACGCTCGCGATCGAGGACCTCATCGCCGAGCTGAAGTCGGACTACACGATCGTCATCGTCACGCACAACATGCAGCAGGCGGCGCGCGTGTCCGACCGCACCGGGTTCTTCAACATCGCGGGCACCGGCAAGCCGGGCCGGCTCATCGAGATGGACGACACGGCGACGATGTTCTCCTCGCCGCGCGAGAAGGCCACCGAGGACTACATCTCGGGCCGCTTCGGGTGA
- the pstA gene encoding phosphate ABC transporter permease PstA: MTADIVPAPVQLVDTSHGRLPRWATPVAAAAALVVALVLLLVLGTPTVAGVVVLGAVLFAVGLTVTSRVVEGPRRAADRLATTLVTGAFLLALIPLVSLVLLVVTRGAASFSWEFLTTDMVGVFGAMTEGGIQHALVGTLVITLAAAVISVPIGLLTAIYLVEYGRGPLARAITFLVDVMTGIPSIVAGLFAFALFTLIMGPAFRAGIMGAVALALLMTPVVIRSVEEMLRLVPNELREASYALGVPKWLTIIKVVLRTAAAGIVTGIMLSVARVIGETAPLLLTVGLVTQVNWDLFEGRMATLPVFAYRQYESGGTGIDRAWAAALTLILVVMALNLLARLISRWFAPKGAR, translated from the coding sequence ATGACCGCCGACATCGTCCCCGCCCCCGTACAGCTCGTCGACACGTCGCACGGCCGGCTGCCCCGGTGGGCGACGCCCGTCGCGGCGGCCGCGGCCCTGGTCGTGGCCCTCGTGCTCCTGCTCGTGCTGGGCACGCCGACCGTCGCGGGCGTGGTCGTGCTCGGCGCGGTGCTCTTCGCGGTCGGTCTGACCGTGACCTCGCGCGTCGTCGAGGGCCCCCGCCGCGCGGCGGACCGCCTCGCCACGACCCTCGTGACCGGCGCGTTCCTGCTCGCGCTGATCCCGCTGGTGTCCCTGGTCCTGCTCGTCGTCACCCGGGGTGCCGCGTCGTTCTCGTGGGAGTTCCTCACCACCGACATGGTCGGCGTCTTCGGTGCGATGACCGAGGGCGGCATCCAGCACGCGCTCGTCGGCACGCTGGTGATCACGCTCGCCGCCGCGGTCATCTCCGTGCCGATCGGCCTGCTCACGGCGATCTACCTCGTCGAGTACGGCCGCGGCCCGCTGGCCCGGGCGATCACGTTCCTCGTCGACGTCATGACGGGCATCCCGTCGATCGTCGCGGGCCTGTTCGCGTTCGCGCTGTTCACGCTCATCATGGGCCCGGCGTTCCGTGCGGGCATCATGGGTGCCGTGGCTCTCGCGCTGCTCATGACGCCCGTCGTCATCCGCTCGGTCGAGGAGATGCTGCGTCTCGTGCCGAACGAGCTGCGCGAGGCGTCGTACGCGCTCGGCGTGCCGAAGTGGCTGACGATCATCAAGGTCGTGCTGCGCACGGCCGCCGCGGGCATCGTGACCGGCATCATGCTCTCGGTCGCGCGCGTCATCGGCGAGACCGCGCCCCTGCTGCTCACCGTCGGGCTCGTCACCCAGGTCAACTGGGACCTGTTCGAGGGCCGCATGGCGACCCTGCCGGTGTTCGCGTACCGCCAGTACGAGTCCGGCGGCACGGGCATCGACCGCGCGTGGGCCGCCGCCCTCACCCTCATCCTCGTCGTCATGGCGCTCAACCTGCTCGCCCGGTTGATCAGCCGCTGGTTCGCGCCCAAGGGCGCCCGCTGA
- the pstS gene encoding phosphate ABC transporter substrate-binding protein PstS has protein sequence MKLTPHSRLGAVALTGALALTLAACSSGSSEEPGATGDGAAAELSGSLAAAGATSQENAVAGWIAGFNEQQPGVAVSYDAIGSGGGREQFLAGAVQLAGSDAALDEEELAQATERCYGGEAIEVPLYISPIAVVYNLPDVDAANINMSAETIAKIFNGDITSWDDEAIAAENPDVELPAIDIIPVNRSDESGTTENFTEYLEAASDGAWPHEASGDWPISGTQSGQGTQGVIDTVTGAEGAIGYADASRAGDLGTVALKVGEEYVPYSAEAAAAVVDASPRAEDATANRLVVELDRTTTAAGAYPLVLMSYSIACSVYEDQADVDNVKAYLTYVASPEGQERAADPTVAGSAPISDDLRTEVMAAIDSIALAG, from the coding sequence GTGAAGCTCACCCCCCACAGCCGTCTCGGCGCCGTGGCCCTCACGGGCGCGCTCGCCCTGACTCTCGCCGCGTGCTCCTCGGGGTCGTCCGAGGAGCCGGGTGCGACCGGTGACGGCGCCGCTGCGGAGCTCTCGGGCTCCCTCGCCGCGGCCGGTGCGACCTCGCAGGAGAACGCCGTCGCGGGCTGGATCGCCGGCTTCAACGAGCAGCAGCCGGGCGTCGCGGTCAGCTACGACGCCATCGGCTCGGGCGGCGGCCGCGAGCAGTTCCTCGCCGGTGCCGTCCAGCTCGCCGGGTCCGACGCGGCGCTCGACGAGGAGGAGCTGGCCCAGGCCACGGAGCGCTGCTACGGCGGCGAGGCCATCGAGGTCCCGCTCTACATCTCCCCGATCGCCGTCGTCTACAACCTGCCCGACGTCGACGCCGCGAACATCAACATGTCGGCCGAGACGATCGCGAAGATCTTCAACGGCGACATCACGTCCTGGGACGACGAGGCCATCGCGGCCGAGAACCCCGACGTCGAGCTCCCGGCGATCGACATCATCCCCGTGAACCGGTCCGACGAGTCCGGCACGACGGAGAACTTCACCGAGTACCTCGAGGCCGCCTCGGACGGCGCGTGGCCGCACGAGGCCAGCGGCGACTGGCCGATCTCGGGCACGCAGTCCGGCCAGGGCACGCAGGGCGTCATCGACACGGTGACGGGTGCCGAGGGTGCGATCGGCTACGCCGACGCCTCCCGCGCCGGTGACCTGGGCACGGTCGCGCTGAAGGTCGGCGAGGAGTACGTGCCGTACTCGGCCGAGGCCGCCGCCGCCGTCGTGGACGCGTCCCCGCGTGCCGAGGACGCCACGGCGAACCGCCTGGTCGTCGAGCTCGACCGCACCACGACCGCCGCGGGCGCCTACCCGCTGGTCCTCATGTCCTACTCGATCGCCTGCTCGGTGTACGAGGACCAGGCCGACGTGGACAACGTCAAGGCGTACCTGACCTACGTCGCCAGCCCGGAGGGCCAGGAGCGCGCCGCCGACCCGACCGTCGCCGGCTCGGCGCCGATCTCGGACGACCTGCGCACCGAGGTCATGGCCGCGATCGACTCGATCGCGCTGGCGGGCTGA
- the ispD gene encoding 2-C-methyl-D-erythritol 4-phosphate cytidylyltransferase: MSVAAVLTAAGSGSRLGHALPKAVVPVAGAPLVVHAARALLAARGADASRVVHLVVTAPAQHRADVLRALEAVEAGDARVEVVTGGRTRQESVAAGLAVIGDDVDVVLVHDAARAFATPDLVARVIDAVRAGHDAVVPGLAVVDTVKRVGEPRGEEGWPVVETVPRAQLRAVQTPQGFRRDVLVRAHAAGAARAGDEATAASDDAGLVEDAGVAVWVVAGEEAAAKITTPRDVAVAELLHGPRSGARADEEA; this comes from the coding sequence ATGAGCGTCGCCGCCGTCCTGACCGCCGCGGGCAGCGGGTCCCGCCTCGGCCACGCGCTGCCCAAGGCGGTCGTGCCCGTCGCCGGTGCGCCCCTGGTCGTCCACGCGGCGCGGGCGCTGCTCGCGGCCCGCGGCGCGGACGCCTCGCGCGTCGTGCACCTGGTGGTCACGGCCCCCGCGCAGCACCGGGCGGACGTCCTGCGCGCGCTCGAGGCCGTCGAGGCCGGCGACGCGCGCGTCGAGGTCGTGACGGGCGGGCGCACGCGGCAGGAGTCCGTGGCGGCCGGCCTGGCGGTGATCGGCGACGACGTCGACGTGGTCCTCGTGCACGACGCCGCGCGCGCCTTCGCGACCCCCGACCTCGTGGCGCGCGTGATCGACGCGGTGCGTGCGGGCCACGACGCGGTCGTCCCGGGCCTCGCCGTGGTCGACACGGTCAAGCGCGTGGGGGAGCCGCGCGGCGAGGAGGGGTGGCCGGTGGTCGAGACGGTGCCCCGGGCGCAGCTGCGGGCCGTCCAGACGCCGCAGGGCTTCCGTCGTGACGTCCTCGTGCGCGCCCACGCCGCCGGGGCCGCACGTGCGGGCGACGAGGCCACGGCGGCGTCCGACGACGCGGGGCTCGTCGAGGACGCGGGCGTGGCCGTGTGGGTGGTGGCCGGCGAGGAGGCCGCCGCGAAGATCACCACGCCGCGG